In Aphelocoma coerulescens isolate FSJ_1873_10779 chromosome 3, UR_Acoe_1.0, whole genome shotgun sequence, a single window of DNA contains:
- the CCR6 gene encoding C-C chemokine receptor type 6, producing MNFTDPRSTDYPYYSDYASLIMPPCSKLEVRNFTKAFLPVAYSLICIIGLFGNIFVVMTFALYERTKSMTDVYLFNMAIADILFVLTLPLWAVNYAADKWIFGDFICKMTRGIYAINFSCGMLLLAFISVDRYIAIVQATKSFKLRARTLAYSKLICLAVWISSILISSPSFLYSESYSFSNETKEICDHRFDRMSESTMLKSLLLWLQVAFGFFIPFIFMIFCYAFIVKSLQQAQNSKRNKAIRVIVLIVAVFLVCQVPYNIVLLMTAVNMGKIDKSCDSDKIMAYAKYTTEAIAFLHCCVNPVLYAFIGVKFRSYFVKLMKDLWCKRYKKDNKRSSRTNSDTYHSRQTSEILTDNGSSFTI from the exons ATGAATTTT ACAGACCCTCGTTCCACAGACTACCCCTATTATTCAGACTATGCTTCTCTAATCATGCCACCTTGTTCTAAGCTGGAAGTCAGGAACTTCACAAAAGCATTTCTGCCAGTTGCATATTCACTGATCTGTATCATCGGCCTCTTTGGTAACATCTTTGTAGTGATGACCTTTGCTTTATATGAAAGAACCAAGTCCATGACAGACGTGTACCTCTTCAACATGGCCATAGCAGACATACTGTTTGTTCTTACTCTCCCACTGTGGGCAGTGAATTATGCTGCTGACAaatggatttttggggatttcatTTGCAAAATGACTAGAGGCATCTATGCAATCAACTTCAGCTGTGGCATGCTGCTTTTGGCCTTTATCAGCGTGGACCGGTACATTGCTATCGTACAGGCAACAAAGTCTTTTAAACTCAGGGCAAGGACTCTCGCATATAGTAAACTCATTTGTTTGGCTGTGTGGATATCTTCAATTTTAATCTCTAGTCCCTCTTTTCTGTACAGTGAAAGTTACAGCTTCTCCAATGAAACCAAAGAGATTTGTGATCACAGATTTGACAGAATGTCTGAAAGCACAATGCTGAAATCACTGCTGCTGTGGCTACAAGTTGCATTTGGATTTTTTATACCTTTCATATTCATGATTTTTTGCTACGCCTTCATTGTCAAATCCCTACAACAAGCTCAGAAttccaaaagaaacaaagcaatcCGTGTGATTGTATTAATTGTAGCTGTTTTCCTAGTTTGCCAGGTACCTTATAACATTGTTCTTCTCATGACAGCTGTCAACATGGGCAAGATCGACAAATCTTGTGACAGTGACAAGATAATGGCTTATGCAAAGTACACCACTGAAGCCATAGCATTTTTACACTGTTGTGTGAACCCTGTGCTCTATGCATTTATTGGAGTGAAGTTCAGAAGTTACTTTGTGAAGCTAATGAAGGACCTATGGTGCAAGAGGTACAAGAAAGACAATAAACGTAGTTCAAGGACAAACTCTGATACTTATCATTCAAGACAGACTAGTGAAATTCTGACTGACAATGGATCATCTTTTACTATATAA